A genomic region of Cannabis sativa cultivar Pink pepper isolate KNU-18-1 chromosome 1, ASM2916894v1, whole genome shotgun sequence contains the following coding sequences:
- the LOC115703872 gene encoding carboxylesterase 1: MSHHEYDTNQNPICTVDPYDYLKIIRNPDGRTITRHLQVPTKSASPDPTSLSPVLTKDVTLNPTHNTWIRIFLPSKALTNTNNDDNKLPLIVYYHGGGFILLSASSSFHHDFCSDMAAQLSAVVVSVEYRLAPEHRLPAAYDDAFEALDWIKSTDEIWLREFADVSNCFLMGTSAGGNITYHVGLRALTAVDELAPLKIKGLVLHHSFFGGVKRTESEIRLVNNPVLPLSGNDLMWELALPIGVDRDHEYSNPTADVRRWSDNCDGIKGLGWRLLVVGCDGDPLIDRQVEFVEMLKKNGVDVVSQFSQGYYHGVEIVDPTKATELFVLLTQFLNNDNSQLPKLK; the protein is encoded by the coding sequence ATGTCTCATCATGAATATGATACTAATCAAAATCCAATCTGCACCGTTGATCCTTACGACTATCTGAAGATCATCCGAAACCCAGACGGCCGAACCATCACTCGTCACCTCCAAGTCCCAACCAAATCGGCCTCACCGGATCCAACCTCTCTCTCCCCAGTTCTAACCAAAGACGTCACTCTTAACCCGACCCATAATACTTGGATCCGAATATTCTTGCCCTCAAAAGCCCTAACTAATACTAATAATGATGATAATAAGCTCCCTCTTATTGTCTACTACCATGGCGGTGGCTTCATCTTGCTCAgcgcttcttcttctttccacCACGATTTTTGCTCCGACATGGCGGCTCAACTCTCCGCCGTGGTTGTCTCCGTCGAATACCGCTTAGCCCCGGAGCACCGCCTCCCGGCAGCCTACGACGACGCCTTCGAGGCGTTGGATTGGATTAAATCAACGGACGAGATTTGGTTACGCGAGTTTGCTGACGTGTCTAACTGTTTTCTTATGGGTACCAGTGCTGGTGGCAACATTACATACCATGTTGGACTTCGTGCTTTAACAGCCGTCGATGAACTTGCGCCGTTGAAGATCAAAGGGCTCGTATTGCATCATTCGTTTTTTGGTGGGGTCAAGAGGACTGAATCGGAGATAAGGTTGGTGAACAATCCTGTTTTGCCTCTAAGCGGCAATGATCTGATGTGGGAGCTTGCATTGCCAATTGGTGTTGACCGTGATCACGAGTATTCAAATCCAACGGCTGATGTTCGTCGTTGGTCTGATAATTGTGATGGAATTAAAGGGCTGGGATGGCGTTTGTTGGTGGTGGGGTGTGATGGTGACCCTCTGATTGATCGACAGGTGGAATTTGTGGAAATGCTTAAGAAAAATGGTGTTGATGTGGTTTCTCAGTTTAGCCAAGGTTATTATCATGGGGTTGAGATTGTGGATCCAACTAAAGCTACAGAATTATTTGTTTTACTTACACAATTCCTAAATAATGACAATTCACAActaccaaaattaaaataa
- the LOC115705439 gene encoding uncharacterized protein LOC115705439, which produces MKKDSSDSSPVKRRFAPKARAGRKPKSIPPKSKLNIEEDNDNEKDEEATQAQTLLREFNESLKRRGPKVEKKSQVVFGPGATSSPIRSFGVPKDGSTSSKSRDLDLNESDGDAQIPFYLPSKSSESAVTFHDSTNKSTRSSKKEYIEPWDYNSYYPTVLPLRKPYSGNPDHLNKIEFGEAATNAEYDEDATNAASELGLMEENTEGNMFWFQFPRILPTVKQSASIKGKEKIGSSISSPGPSASSKGAKLEELPKGHVGKMLVYKSGAVKLKLGDVLYDVSPGTNVISAEDVVAINPTEKQCGLLGEISKRVVVSADINSLLNSVIDLG; this is translated from the exons ATGAAGAAAGATAGCTCGGATTCTTCCCCGGTAAag CGTAGGTTTGCTCCCAAAGCCCGAGCTGGCAGGAAGCCCAAATCTATACCTCCAAAAAG TAAACTGAACATTGAAGAAGATAATGAtaacgaaaaagatgaagaagcTACCCAGGCACAGACCTTGCTGCGTGAATTCAAC GAAAGTCTCAAAAGACGAGGACCTAAAGTTGAAAAGAAGT CCCAAGTTGTATTTGGTCCTGGGGCGACATCATCTCCCATAAGGTCATTTGGGGTACCTAAAGATGGAAGCACTAGTAGTAAAAGTCGTGACTTAGACCTCAACGAGTCTGATGGTGATGCACAAATTCCCTTCTACTTGCCCTCAAAAAGTTCTGAATCTGCAGTAACATTTCATGATTCCACCAACAAATCAACTCGAAGTAGCAAGAAAGAATATATTGAACCCTGG GATTACAACAGTTACTATCCAACTGTCCTTCCTCTGAGGAAGCCTTACTCTGGAAATCCAG ATCATCTTAACAAAATCGAATTTGGGGAAGCTGCTACAAATGCTGAGTATGATGAGGATGCTACCAATGCTGCTTCAGAACTTGGATTGATG GAGGAAAATACAGAAGGAAATATGTTTTGGTTCCAGTTTCCCCGCATTCTGCCAACAGTTAAGCAATCAGCTAGTATTAAGGGAAAAGAGAAAATTGGATCATCAATATCATCACCGGGTCCAAGTGCTTCAAGCAAAGGCGCTAAATTGGAAGAGTTACCAAAGGGACATGTGGGGAAAATGCTGGTTTACAAGAGTGGAGCAGTCAAGTTGAAGCTTGGGGATGTCCTTTATGAT GTTTCACCTGGAACTAATGTGATATCAGCTGAAGATGTTGTGGCAATCAACCCTACAGAGAAGCAGTGTGGTCTTCTTGGAGAGATCTCCAAACGAGTTGTGGTATCCGCTGATATTAATTCCCTTTTGAATTCAGTGATTGACTTGGGCTAA
- the LOC115705438 gene encoding uncharacterized protein LOC115705438 codes for MFGGRNMGGGGTGGRLVRSFGRAVTRSNIAGGPIPEPISSSSSSSTTTATTSTSTTTNPKHAQKKLSLSSPSPASSSSSSSSPFASLNVPVSSVHGLPTSSSWPHSDELDWVSVDEGYPDEDTSYGFVDDYFGLGPVPSDFEVHNAISALQQVFNADSYSNLIRDRFSLELDRDHEDHLVMSPTGLARVVSPVVSDESDSDWMEPSICMCNSKLLQYHGSDRVYDAFNLLRTEPLVQKMVKSLSSDEAVWNAVMNNEVVRELKESFSAAEDGGEKNWDGRPKEECNEATNIVKLIFDSTRGKIMQVIEKITKIMNDLFQPPEKEKTTASEMADLFKEKLRTSFMLSIMVLLVVVITRSHKA; via the exons ATGTTCGGCGGTAGAAACATGGGCGGTGGTGGTACTGGAGGAAGGTTGGTAAGGTCATTTGGCAGAGCTGTGACCAGGTCTAATATCGCTGGTGGCCCAATCCCAGAAcccatttcttcttcttcttcttctagtaCTACTACTGCTACTACTAGTACTAGTACTACCACCAACCCTAAGCATGCCCAGAAGAAGCTATCTCTGTCTTCCCCTTCAccagcttcttcttcttcttcctcttcttcaccTTTTGCTTCGTTAAATGTTCCTGTATCTTCCGTTCATGGCTTGCCCACTTCGTCTTCTTGGCCTCATTCTGATGAGTTGGATTGGGTATCAGTGGATGAGGGGTATCCAGACGAAGACACTTCATATGGGTTTGTTGATGATTATTTTGGTCTCGGTCCTGTTCCTTCCGATTTTGAAGTTCACAACGCTATTTCTGCTCTTCAACA GGTTTTCAATGCTGATTCTTACTCCAACCTTATAAGGGATAGGTTTTCTCTTGAATTGGATAGGGATCATGAAGATCATCTAGTCATGAGTCCAACTGGTTTAGCACGAGTAGTTTCTCCGGTAGTGTCTGATGAGTCCGATTCAGATTGGATGGAACCATCAATTTGTATGTGTAATTCTAAATTGCTGCAGTATCATGGATCCGATCGAGTTTATGATGCTTTCAATCTGTTGCGGACTGAGCCATTAGTACAG AAAATGGTGAAATCATTGTCTTCTGATGAAGCAGTTTGGAATGCTGTTATGAACAATGAGGTAGTGAGGGAGCTGAAAGAGTCATTTTCTGCAG CTGAGGATGGTGGCGAAAAGAATTGGGATGGGAGGCCTAAGGAGGAATGTAATGAAGCCACAAATATAGTGAAATTGATATTTGATAGCACCAGAGGAAAAATCATGCAAGTaattgaaaaaattacaaagataATGAACGACTTGTTTCAACCACCAGAGAAGGAAAAGACAACAGCATCAGAAATGGCTGATCTTTTCAAGGAGAAACTGAGGACCTCTTTCATGCTCTCCATTATGGTTCTTCTAGTTGTGGTCATTACTCGATCACACAAGGCTTGA